In Ptychodera flava strain L36383 chromosome 6, AS_Pfla_20210202, whole genome shotgun sequence, the sequence TTTGTTTAGATAGGTCAAAGACGATTCCTATCCTGTGTTATCACcatgattaaaaacaaatcaatggATTGCATATGCCATTACAAATGATTGCAGTAGTCTTAGAAAGGCATCCCAACCAAAACACAAATGAAATACTTTCATACCTCTATAAATGTAAGGAGATTACATTACAACTGAcctaattttttcaaattaactGGATGCTCAGTAAATTTGATTCCTATAAACTGTGTGAGCCATATTAGACAtcaaatatacatgaaaatattgcaaattacatcGATGTGGTCGATGTATCCCAGATAAGTACCCGGAATGTGCAGAATCtgttaaacaaaattttaatccTCTAGTATTAAGGAGCATCTTCTAATAATGGATTTCTGTGATCCAAGATCTTTCATGGAGTATAGTAACAAAATGCGAATACCACAGACAATTGGTTGTATCACATATCAGTATTGATCATCTATTCACTTTTTGCTAAATTCATTCTGATTGGCACCACTTTCCCATTTCCAAcactagaggtccaactttgcctCAGAAAGAATGGATTATACCAAATTCAGAACCTTCAAGCGTGTAACCTTCCTACCCTGTATTTTGAGCCTAATGGTATCATTAACAACTGTATTCGTAGACCTTTACATAGAGAAAAGCattgaaaaatttattaaataaatGAAGTAATTCAGTGCACTGCAACAAAAACTACAAACCAAGTGTTCTTGTGTTGTAGATATTCCACATAGATGTCATCAGAATTAGActaaaaatgtaaagatatcTTTTTGCCATTTCTGATATGGTAGAGGGCCCCGTCCTTATATATAAGACGGGTCTGCAGAGAATGAAAGTTTGGATGACTGTAAGGAGAATGGAAATGTGCACATGACTATCAGTGTAGTGTTTagtttttgtgttattgtttacCTGTTTGTCTTTTGAGATTTTCATTCTCTCATTAGTTCTCATTGCGGTTTTTTTGTTCCAGTCCTTAAAATAATTGCAACATAGCATAATTTAGCTATTGCAGTGAacattgattcttttaaataaTGTAAGGTAATGATGTATGATATTTGTTGCTTGGCATGTAATTCTAAGTAGAGCCATAATTCATTTTATTACATGCTTCATATATCTAGTGCCTTGGATGGATCTCTGTGTTTTTGTTTAGACTTGAACAGGATGCAGAGCCATATTTTGACCAGAATAAATGAATCATTGTTTCTATTGCCATGTGTATTTACATAGACAATAAAAATTCATACGTGTTGGAGCCAGTACTCGGGACTCGCCTACTACCGGTAGTCTTCCTGTCACCAAAAAGAAATTTTGAACATAATAATCCAGTGTCAGCTTATCCGGGGTAAAATAGTAtccattttcagtaatatttaTTCCTAAGATTTCAAGAACAGTGCTTtacaaaatgaagttaaaataggAAATGTCAGCAtatatatttcatgaaatttctgACCTGATAATGCATCTTGGGGGAGTGAATTGTACCCAAATGAAGTGTATACCTGATTATGACGAGGATCATTGTCTATAATTTATAAATACTTCTTTCCCCTCCCCACCCCCAGTGTTATCACctgcatatttatgtgacattatatatgtatgttcttAACAGGAGACACAGCGTCTGGTGCAGGAACCGGTCCCTGGCATTAGTGCTATTCCAGATGAACACAATGCAAGATATTTCCATGTTATAGTTGCAGGCCCTGAAGAGGTAGGCAGACCAGATATCTATACATCATGCACTGATAATGACATTTCTAACattttggagatttttcatgACATATTGAGGACATCTGTTCTTGGTTGCTTGAAACTAAAACGTTCTGAAAAAGAAGTGTTCAGGAAAGTCTGTGGTGTGATTAGCACCGTGGGTTTTGTTAAACCCTAATAGGCTACTTAAGGTAGCtatataccttttagacactttcagatttttatttttttctcaattgaacacgaaccaaaccccaataaagttatacattttctgaaagccctgatatagagctatccgaccaagcacagtacacggtcattatttgcataagagtccccacggacaccgtccggggggacttataggtttggtcatgtccgtgcgtgcgtccgtgcgtgcgtgcgtgcgtgcgtgcgtgtgtgcgtgcgtccatccgttcacacagatatctcagagatgcaagaagcgatttcattcaaacttggtacaaggactacttcatatgtcatacagatgcacgtcgatttgttttgggatacgatccaatatggccgccaggcggccattttattacgattttttcatgtacagagccataactcagacatgtttcaaccaattttattcaaagttggtacaaggacattgaccaatgtcatagatatgcacgtcaattttctttgtgatacgatccaatatggccgccaggcggccattttattacgattttttcatgtacagagccataactcagacatgtttcaactgattttattcaaagttggtacaaagacattgaccaatgtcatagatatgcacgtcaatttgttttgtgatacgatccaatatggccgccaggcggccattttattatgattttttcatgtacagagccacaactcagacatgtttcaaccgattttattcaacattgctacaaggacattgaccaatttcatagatatgcacgtcgatttgttttgtgatacaatccaatatggccgctaggcggccattttattacaattttttcatatacagaggcgtaactcaggcatatctcaaccgattttattcaaagttggtacaaggacattgaccaatgtcatagatatgcacgtcgatttgttttgtgatacgatccaatatggctgctgtgtggtcattatgttacgatttttttcatatacagaggcataactcaggcatatctcaactgattttattcaaagttggtacaaggacattgacctatgtcatacatatgtacatgtacgttgattttttatgtgatacgatccaatatggttgctaggcagccatttcattacgatgttttcatgtacagagccataactcagacatatttccaccagtatcattcaaagttgacattgacctatttcatacatatgctcgtcaatttctttcacgtcatgtagcagtaacatgtcaattattgaagtttcgtaagtaggctgatatgtcaagaaatatgtactgcatcaaattcatgaaactttatacagatgttaaccgatgttaagctcacattgctttaacattgaaaaagacatttatcagtgtcattttaattaatttgtaattgcataagtaatgaactttcctaattagggtgatatagccacaaattaatacaacgtcaaatgtgatgaaacttgatacagatgttgatctcatagtgttgtaaatactgcatcaaactttatgaaatatggtaccagtgataatctgttaagtgttagaattgtatgcaaaaatgttttgcaacatcctgttgattaattcctagttgactcattttatgaactttaggatggtggcctacattggttttatgttttcatcaccatggaactcattcttggccattgagcgccatctgtatcaaagtatttttatcacagacctaattaatgaagaggactctatcctctctgaggacatgtaatcaaagtacccattaacaagtggggactgtgtcatcaacgatgacttgtttgcataagagtcacgtgacaagcgttttgctgaaccttccaaaacccggtttttcccgccttatgcgaacacgctgcaagatttccggttggaatttcttcattgacaagccttgacaatatccttcaaaattgtgtctgggattttctttatatgcctttgtttttttttaatgcgctcttaaaggttttagatgaaggtgcttttcaaggaattttaattatcacgccatataatttgaatggagcctccgggaaaaaatcgcagacacagttttgaaggatattgtcaaggcttgtcaatgaagaaattctaaccggaaatcttgcagcgtgttcgcataaggcgggaaaaaccggtttttggaaggttcagcaaaacgcttgtcacgtgactcttatgcaaataatgaccgtgtactgtgcttggtctgatagctctatatcagggctttcagaaaatgtatactttattggggtttgggacgtgttcaattgagaaaaaaataaaaatctgaaagtggctAAAAGGTATATAGCTACCTTAAGATGTCAGAGAGACAGTTAAAAATTCAAAGTCATCTCTGAAACATTCATAATTTATCCagaaatatttgtaatattcttgGCACAGTACTTTCAGTGTCTGTCCCTGTGAATGTACTGTATATTACCAGCATTGAAAGAAATGCTCTTGCAATAATAGTGTGAGTTTACTAAGGTGATATCATATTGTAGAGAACCTACCATAGATAGTTTCACACTTGAAGCATGCCACCCAGTCTGCTGCCTTGTTTCACTCATGTGAATATGTATTTGAAATGCACATCTAAACACAGATGCCAACTTACCCTCCTTGAAAATGTCTTATTTGTATCTTTCAGTCTCCGTTTGAAGGTGGCACATTTAAATTAGAACTCTTCCTACCTGAAGAATATCCCATGTCAGCACCCAAAGTGCGGtttatgaccaaaatatatCATCCAAACATTGACAAACTGGGTAGGATTTGCCTGGATATTTTAAAAGGTAAGTTTGGTCTTCATGAAGGATGCATTTATGAGGCACTTGTCAGTGCTCATCGTTTGCTGTACATGcgtgtttgtgtatgtatttcCTAGTAGCAAACATAAGTTTATAAACCCCTTTGACAAACATTGTAACCTTTTATTACTTATGGTAAAACCCCCCTAAATACACGCCCATTTTTGTAATCTGAACTTTCTTTTCTGTTGATTTTCCACCACCAGATAAATGGAGTCCTGCTTTACAAATTCGCACAGTGTTACTTTCAATACAGGCATTGCTAAGCGCCCCGAATCCCGATGATCCACTTGCCAATGATGTGGCAGAGCAGTGGAAAGTAAACGAAGCCAAAGCAATTGAAACAGGTGAGTAAAAGTATGGCATACTGTGAGAGGTCATCATGTCAAACTCAAAAGGCGTGCTGTCTGAAGTTGGTCTTGATAAAGAACCTGGTTCTCCCAGATAAACACAAGGGGATCTTTTGAGTGCATATAGAAACAGGGCAAAACACTTCTTATCATTTTGTCACAATCACAAAGGTTGAAGCCTACCTATTTCATATTCAGGGTTATTGACAAtaatatgtaatacttttttgagttttgagaaaaaaatctttgaCTGTTAGATATGAATCAATAGAGGTACTTGGCTTCACATTAGTGGATGTCCACCAAATACAAGATTTTTGCATGCTACATATTTGTAGATCATTGCGTGAGAGTAAGATTGTATCATATACAAGTGAAATGCTGGACACCAATGGATGCAGACACACATGATAACAGCAGTCATGTTCTCATATTATCAccatatgtatgacaaattaAAATGGTGTTGTATCTCTTGGTAGCATAATTTGTGACAGTCCATGTGTGAAAACTATCTCTTTTCATTACTATTCTGCGAGATAGAATTCTATTCATTGCTGTCGTCCCTGCTTTGGAAGATAATAGTGATTGGACATTCCATATATATTGAAATCCTTGGTACAGTTTTTATACATCATTGTCCTGGTAACAAAGGAAATGCTTGGAATGCTTGAACTTTTGATAGATAAATCATTCCATCAAATAATTCCCTTACGGAAAAGAAATGGTGTAAGTGTAGAGATTGCACATCACCAGAGGTCAGGTTTGAGCGTCAATAATTATTGGATGTATTTTTTCTGCTTGCCTTACAGCAAGAGCATGGACAAGACTATATGCAACacagtagagagagagagatggccATCCTGTGTATACCTTTCAAATAGCTGACCTTTGAACTATGCGTTGACTGGCAGACTCGCCCCAGGAGGGTATGACGGAGCAAGAATGATGAACATTCATACAGAATGAACAGCAGACCTATACTTTTGGAGTCCAGTGCATTTGTCTTTTGCAAGCTAACCTGCCTGTCAACTCATACCCTACTGTCTCTTTAAAGTGACATACGGCACACAACACCGGGACATCACCCTCTATCTACACTCACATATTTCAGTCAGGAACACTTATCTTTTACCTTCGGAAGAAACTATccagaaagttaaaaatgaaaacagaaaaaaaagacaaaaaacggaaagaaaaaaaaaatgcattaaaatgatAGCGGCAAACCAGGGAACAAAAGATGTGAGTAATCAATCTGATTAACCTTATttttagaaaataaaatttgagttTCATAGTCTTGCTTTTTACCTCAAAGTAGCGTTTACATTTTGGGGGGTTTCGTACAGtaagaaaaaacaaatatttgggAGAGGGGGGGGACTGAATGTCATCAGGAAAAAAGAATTTGagctgattttgaaattgtatgtGCTACATTAAAATTATGACACAAATGTATCATTTAGGTTGACAGCTAAAAAGGCCACATGTGCTTTTCTGCTATGAGCCAAAAATTAGGTAGTTTTCAGAAGAGATAACTTTAAACTTTGCAAGCTGGCAGGCTTTTGGTTCAAGAAAATGGTCAGAAAGAGAACATAAGATTTGACTTGAAAATGTGATGTAGGGTATATAGTTTTAGGCATGTATATACAGCTCCGCTTTCATTTTActtatttgtatttcattttgtttttcccaatttctgatcaatacataaatgacatttcttttaataataataataacaaaccTTGCACACACAGCAGcataaaaactcaaaaaatctgCAAGTTGGCTCTTCACCAAGACATACGAGCCTGCCTTTTGGTTTTGCTTGCTTGCTCTTGATATTCATAGCCACCAATAGGGAGATATTCTGTTCACTTTTGTGTTTCTTTTTGTTTCATAGAGTCGAACTTAAAGAGCTAAGTTAGGACAAGTATAACTAGTGTAATATTCTTTTGCCCTGCCGTGTCTGCTAATCTGGTAGcacacacaaaacaatgttTGTGAAGTCTTTTTGGCGGTATTTAACTCTCTCACCCCCAGTGTACAGTTGACTGCTCAAAATTTACGCCATCAGaaataatcaaatcaaattacagCGGTGAGAGAGTTAAAACCAGTCAGAGCATCCATAAATATCTGTCACTCCCCAGCAGATAAATTCTGGCATCACTGAAATCTACTCGGACCTGTACATGATTGTTCACGAGACATTACATGTGTCCCCCTTTTTTTGTAGCTACGTTTAAAggacaataaatacaaacattgcTTGAATTCACTTCGTTGGTGCTTCATCATTTGTTGACAGAGATGGTGTGCATCTGCTGTTGTCATGGTGTGGCCCCTGTTTGTACTATACTTTGTAGTGTGCGTGTTGTGAAACAAAGCCGCCTCTGGAACTTGGTGTATTCTGGCGATGGCTTAGTCATGTGTATGAATAGTgggaaaaaattttcatcagTTACTAGTGAATTGCTGGTCTAACAACAGAAATCAAGACTCAAAATTTTTTCCCTCAAATTTCCGTTGTCAGATGTCTTGCAGTGGCAACAGAGCCTAGTAATAACCACAATACCAATATCCAATTACTTTTACAGTATATTCTTTAATTCCTTGTGTATTTTATAAAATTATCTAtgtttgttgattttgcaaaacattttacaaTGTTTGTAATAAAAAGAATTTATACATTTTTGCATTAAATGCACAAAAAGAAAGAGCGATTTcaactttgttgaaatgttCTGTATAAGTAAATATTTCTACGATAAAACCTGCACACCAAATCTGAGTAGTTGGCAAAGATTTATCAACATTCCAGAGGGGGTTTTTGTATAAGAAAATGACATCAACATCGGTTTTGGAGACCCTATGAATCGTGGATTCAGTGCGGTAAAGTTTGTTTCACTTCATAAGATCTCTTTGTTTCTATCacagttaaggtagaacacgcctcagggacatattcggactctcaaactctaacaattcttttctaatataCCATTtaaggggttcattttaaagctcatggtatgaaaattttttgccagctttattttttgaaattagaaaattttattttcctatatagagttaacacagggatggcagccattttgaattttaaatttcggtaaatcttgggtaaattgtttctctggtaccaaactttgcagggtacccccgatttttattcttcattttgaaagagaatggtttaaagatctttaaggaaagttttagcaaaagttaaaatctttcaatttcaaggcacattctaccttaaacactAGCATGCCACACAACAATATTATGTTTCTCATGATACAgccaatattttcaattcacctgaaaatgttttga encodes:
- the LOC139134965 gene encoding ubiquitin-conjugating enzyme E2 N, which codes for MAGLPRRIIKETQRLVQEPVPGISAIPDEHNARYFHVIVAGPEESPFEGGTFKLELFLPEEYPMSAPKVRFMTKIYHPNIDKLGRICLDILKDKWSPALQIRTVLLSIQALLSAPNPDDPLANDVAEQWKVNEAKAIETARAWTRLYATQ